The following coding sequences are from one Ornithodoros turicata isolate Travis chromosome 1, ASM3712646v1, whole genome shotgun sequence window:
- the LOC135378510 gene encoding zinc finger protein 883-like isoform X2 — MTAGTCHIKEELLDDSSDEHSIIEVETEPYNIAILTGRDQIGQSHNSTLQDATAISLMHHVKDEPTNSCDPVSSASLKHLIVTEDQVGEKWLECDLSSATFNQSESAKNHMLRHTDNMLCKSDPRPAESSKSSHLQVHEKTHTGEKLYRCNICSAEFIWSTYLQQHKKTHTGEKPYKCEFCRAEFIRSTHLQQHKKVHTGRKLHKCNFCPAEFSHTLHLQQHKKTHTGKKPYKCDICSADFTWSTYLQHHKKTHMDEKLYKCDLCPAKFSHSSHLQHHKKTHTDEKPYQCNLCPAEFKQSSHLQRHKKTHMGEKPYKCNICPTAFSHSRSLQCHKKTHMDKKPYTCDLCPAEFSQSSHLQCHEKTHTYEKLYKCDLCPFEFIQLHHLKDHIQIHTAEKPYKCDLCPAEFSQSAHLQRHKETHTGGKPYKCDLCPAEFIRSVHLEHHKKTHTDKNPYKCDFCSAQFSQSGHLQRHNRTHSGKKPYKCNICPAAFSHNNILQHK, encoded by the exons ATGACAGCTGGGACGTGCCACATTAAAGAAGAACTTCTAGACGACTCTTCAGATGAACATTCGATCATAGAAGTGGAAACGGAGCCTTACAACATTGCAATTTTGACGGGCCGGGACCAAATAGGACAGAGCCATAACTCCACATTACAAG ATGCAACAGCAATCTCTCTCATGCATCACGTTAAGGATGAGCCCACAAACAGTTGTGATCCAGTGTCGTCAGCTAGCCTGAAGCATCTTATCGTGACGGAGGATCAGGTGGGAGAGAAATGGCTCGAGTGCGACCTCAGTTCAGCTACATTCAACCAGTCTGAGAGTGCCAAGAACCACATGTTAAGGCACACAGACAACATGCTCTGCAAGTCCGATCCCCGTCCTGCAGAGTCCAGCAAGAGTTCGCACCTACAGGTTCACGAGAAGacacacacaggtgagaagctgTACAGGTGCAATATCTGTTCTGCAGAGTTCATCTGGAGCACGTACCTGCAGCAACACAAaaagacacacacgggcgagaagccatacaaatgtGAGTTCTGCCGTGCAGAATTCATACGGAGCACACACCTGCAACAGCACAAGAAGGTGCACACAGGCAGAAAGCTGCACAAGTGCAatttctgtcctgcagagttcagtcaCACTTTGCACCTGCAGCAACATAAGAAGACACACACGGGCAAGAAGCCTTACAAGTGCGATATCTGTTCTGCCGATTTCACCTGGAGCACGTACCTACAGCatcacaagaagacacacatgGATGAGAAGctgtacaagtgcgatctctgtcctgcaaaATTCAGTCACAGCTCGCACTTGCAGCACCACAAGAAGACGCACACAGATGAGAAGCCGTACCAGTGCAATCTCTGTCCTGCCGAGTTCAAGCAGAGTTCGCACCTGCAGcgtcacaagaagacacacatgggcgagaagccgtacaagtgcaatATCTGTCCTACAGCCTTCAGCCACAGTAGGAGCCTGCAGTGTCACAAGAAGACACATATGGACAAGAAGCCATACacgtgtgatctctgtcctgcagagttcagccagagttCGCACCTGCAGTGTCATGAAAAGACACACACTTACGAGAAGCTGTACAAATGCGATCTCTGTCCCTTTGAATTCATCCAGCTGCACCACCTTAAGGATCACATACAGATTCATACTGCTGAGAAaccgtacaagtgtgatctctgtcctgcagaattCAGCCAGAGCGCACACCTGCAGCGTCACAAGGAGACACACACGGGTGGGAAGCcctacaagtgtgatctctgtcctgcagaattCATCCGGAGCGTGCACCTTGAGCATCACAAGAAGACGCACACGGACAAGAACCCTTAcaagtgtgatttctgttctgCACAGTTCAGCCAGAGTGGGCACCTGCAGCGTCACAATAGGACACACTCGGGCAAGAAGCCTTACAAGTGCAATATCTGTCCTGCAGCTTTCAGCCACAACAATATCCTGCAGCACAAATAA
- the LOC135378510 gene encoding zinc finger protein 883-like isoform X1 produces MELSPEFNDQLIRVKLEPPDTACLPEQEMTAGTCHIKEELLDDSSDEHSIIEVETEPYNIAILTGRDQIGQSHNSTLQDATAISLMHHVKDEPTNSCDPVSSASLKHLIVTEDQVGEKWLECDLSSATFNQSESAKNHMLRHTDNMLCKSDPRPAESSKSSHLQVHEKTHTGEKLYRCNICSAEFIWSTYLQQHKKTHTGEKPYKCEFCRAEFIRSTHLQQHKKVHTGRKLHKCNFCPAEFSHTLHLQQHKKTHTGKKPYKCDICSADFTWSTYLQHHKKTHMDEKLYKCDLCPAKFSHSSHLQHHKKTHTDEKPYQCNLCPAEFKQSSHLQRHKKTHMGEKPYKCNICPTAFSHSRSLQCHKKTHMDKKPYTCDLCPAEFSQSSHLQCHEKTHTYEKLYKCDLCPFEFIQLHHLKDHIQIHTAEKPYKCDLCPAEFSQSAHLQRHKETHTGGKPYKCDLCPAEFIRSVHLEHHKKTHTDKNPYKCDFCSAQFSQSGHLQRHNRTHSGKKPYKCNICPAAFSHNNILQHK; encoded by the exons ATGGAGCTGTCCCCAGAGTTCAACGATCAGCTCATTAGAGTAAAATTGGAACCTCCTGACACTGCATGCCTACCAGAACAGG AGATGACAGCTGGGACGTGCCACATTAAAGAAGAACTTCTAGACGACTCTTCAGATGAACATTCGATCATAGAAGTGGAAACGGAGCCTTACAACATTGCAATTTTGACGGGCCGGGACCAAATAGGACAGAGCCATAACTCCACATTACAAG ATGCAACAGCAATCTCTCTCATGCATCACGTTAAGGATGAGCCCACAAACAGTTGTGATCCAGTGTCGTCAGCTAGCCTGAAGCATCTTATCGTGACGGAGGATCAGGTGGGAGAGAAATGGCTCGAGTGCGACCTCAGTTCAGCTACATTCAACCAGTCTGAGAGTGCCAAGAACCACATGTTAAGGCACACAGACAACATGCTCTGCAAGTCCGATCCCCGTCCTGCAGAGTCCAGCAAGAGTTCGCACCTACAGGTTCACGAGAAGacacacacaggtgagaagctgTACAGGTGCAATATCTGTTCTGCAGAGTTCATCTGGAGCACGTACCTGCAGCAACACAAaaagacacacacgggcgagaagccatacaaatgtGAGTTCTGCCGTGCAGAATTCATACGGAGCACACACCTGCAACAGCACAAGAAGGTGCACACAGGCAGAAAGCTGCACAAGTGCAatttctgtcctgcagagttcagtcaCACTTTGCACCTGCAGCAACATAAGAAGACACACACGGGCAAGAAGCCTTACAAGTGCGATATCTGTTCTGCCGATTTCACCTGGAGCACGTACCTACAGCatcacaagaagacacacatgGATGAGAAGctgtacaagtgcgatctctgtcctgcaaaATTCAGTCACAGCTCGCACTTGCAGCACCACAAGAAGACGCACACAGATGAGAAGCCGTACCAGTGCAATCTCTGTCCTGCCGAGTTCAAGCAGAGTTCGCACCTGCAGcgtcacaagaagacacacatgggcgagaagccgtacaagtgcaatATCTGTCCTACAGCCTTCAGCCACAGTAGGAGCCTGCAGTGTCACAAGAAGACACATATGGACAAGAAGCCATACacgtgtgatctctgtcctgcagagttcagccagagttCGCACCTGCAGTGTCATGAAAAGACACACACTTACGAGAAGCTGTACAAATGCGATCTCTGTCCCTTTGAATTCATCCAGCTGCACCACCTTAAGGATCACATACAGATTCATACTGCTGAGAAaccgtacaagtgtgatctctgtcctgcagaattCAGCCAGAGCGCACACCTGCAGCGTCACAAGGAGACACACACGGGTGGGAAGCcctacaagtgtgatctctgtcctgcagaattCATCCGGAGCGTGCACCTTGAGCATCACAAGAAGACGCACACGGACAAGAACCCTTAcaagtgtgatttctgttctgCACAGTTCAGCCAGAGTGGGCACCTGCAGCGTCACAATAGGACACACTCGGGCAAGAAGCCTTACAAGTGCAATATCTGTCCTGCAGCTTTCAGCCACAACAATATCCTGCAGCACAAATAA
- the LOC135378510 gene encoding zinc finger protein OZF-like isoform X3: MELSPEFNDQLIRVKLEPPDTACLPEQEMTAGTCHIKEELLDDSSDEHSIIEVETEPYNIAILTGRDQIGQSHNSTLQDATAISLMHHVKDEPTNSCDPVSSASLKHLIVTEDQVGEKWLECDLSSATFNQSESAKNHMLRHTDNMLCKSDPRPAESSKSSHLQVHEKTHTDATTNTHMLHLKDDPTDRCDPASSASLKHPVAMKDQVGEQRLECNPSSATSSQSESAKNHMQKHTDNILYKSDPCPAEFRQSSHLQQHKKTHTSKKLYKCDICSADFIWSAYLQHHKKTHMGKTLYKCDLCPAEFSHSLHLQHHKKTHACEKPYKCNICPAAYSHSKSLQCHKKTHMGEDLYKCNLCSADFRQSLHLQHHKKTHVGEKLYGCDLCPRKFIQLHHLTGHIRIHTPEKLYKCNLCPAEFSQSWYLERHEKTHTDEKPYK, from the exons ATGGAGCTGTCCCCAGAGTTCAACGATCAGCTCATTAGAGTAAAATTGGAACCTCCTGACACTGCATGCCTACCAGAACAGG AGATGACAGCTGGGACGTGCCACATTAAAGAAGAACTTCTAGACGACTCTTCAGATGAACATTCGATCATAGAAGTGGAAACGGAGCCTTACAACATTGCAATTTTGACGGGCCGGGACCAAATAGGACAGAGCCATAACTCCACATTACAAG ATGCAACAGCAATCTCTCTCATGCATCACGTTAAGGATGAGCCCACAAACAGTTGTGATCCAGTGTCGTCAGCTAGCCTGAAGCATCTTATCGTGACGGAGGATCAGGTGGGAGAGAAATGGCTCGAGTGCGACCTCAGTTCAGCTACATTCAACCAGTCTGAGAGTGCCAAGAACCACATGTTAAGGCACACAGACAACATGCTCTGCAAGTCCGATCCCCGTCCTGCAGAGTCCAGCAAGAGTTCGCACCTACAGGTTCACGAGAAGacacacacag ATGCAACAACAAACACTCACATGCTTCATCTTAAGGATGATCCCACAGACCGTTGTGATCCAGCATCGTCAGCTAGCCTGAAGCATCCCGTCGCGATGAAGGATCAGGTGGGAGAGCAGAGGCTCGAGTGCAACCCCAGTTCAGCTACTTCCTCACAGTCTGAAAGTGCCAAAAACCACATGCAGAAGCACACTGACAACATCCTATACAAGTCCGATccctgtcctgcagagttcagacaGAGTTCGCACCTGCAgcaacacaagaagacacacacatCCAAGAAGCTGTACAAGTGTGATATCTGTTCTGCAGATTTCATCTGGAGCGCGTACCTGCAGCatcacaagaagacacacatgGGCAAAACGctgtacaagtgcgatctctgtcctgcagaattCAGTCACAGTTTGCACTTGCAGCATCATAAGAAGACACACGCGTGTGAaaaaccatacaagtgcaataTCTGTCCTGCAGCCTACAGCCACAGCAAGAGCCTGCAGTgtcacaagaagacacacatgGGTGAGGACCTgtacaagtgcaatctctgcTCAGCAGATTTCAGACAGAGTTTGCACCTGCAGCATCACAAGAAGACACACGTGGGGGAGAAGCTGTACGGATGTGATCTCTGTCCCCGTAAGTTCATCCAGCTGCACCACCTGACGGGTCACATACGGATTCATACTCCTGAGAAGCTGTACAAGTGCAATctgtgtcctgcagagttcagccagagttGGTACCTGGAACGTCACGAGAAGACACACACtgacgagaagccatacaagtga